The genomic region CGCCAAGATATCTGATGCTGTCCTTCGTAGCAGCCCACGGCGACGTGTCCGGCCACGCCGCGCATATAATCATCTTGTAACCCGCCGTGCGCCCATTTCCGCGTCAGGCGCGCATCGCCATGCAAAACCTCAGGCACCAACCGCGGCGGCGCGTCCAGGATGCGCGCCATCTCGGTGGCCGCATCAGGACGTGGGCGGTCGGCTCCAGCTCGGGGCAGGCCCCGTGGATTCTGCGTAGCCTCGCTTCCAGAATTGAGCAGTCGCTGGTCCAAACTGTCGCCCTCGCCGCGCCTGATAGAGCGCCGAATTGTGCAAATGAGACGGCTATTATGCAGAAAAGCGTCCGCAGCGCCACAACGGCAGCGCGTGACCTACACGTCTGCCTTCAATTTGGTCAGTCAATCATGGATCGTGGCGCGCTTTGCGAATTTTTAGGGCCTATGCCGACTTCCGCTGTGGCTTGGCCGCTTCTTCGCCGCAGCCTCCTTCGCAGGCTTCTTGCCCTCGATGGGCATCAGCATTTCCTTCTGGCCGCTCGACGCCTTGCGCGGCTTCTTGGCAGGCTTGGCCGCTTTCGCCAGCGCGGGATGAGATTTGCGTGCTTTGCGCCACGTCCGGCGACCATCTCAACGCATCTCGAACCGCACGTGGCGAAACTGCCCTTTCTGACAGTTGTTTTTCAGGGGCTGAGAAAGTCTATTGCCAGGTCGCGCGGCTGTCGAGTGGCCAGAGAACTGCGAAAGGCAACGCGCTTGCCTGTGACGATGTGCCATGCGGCCGATTGCGTTGACCTGTCCGCGATGGCTCTGGTCTCGGCGGCGCTGCGGGGATCGCCGACGACCATCCCTGCGGCCCGCGACGCGAGATCGCCGACGGTCGCAGCGCGATCCGCCGATCGCGTGTGCAGCACCACTTGATAACCGTCGCCAAGGAGCGACTGGGCCGCAGCGCGGCCGAGCCCGTCGGTGGTGCCGGTGACGAAGACGAACGCCATTTGATCCTCCTCCTCTGTCCCCGACGAACCTCAAAACGCAGTACAGCAGGCCAACGAACTGGCCGACTTGGAATTCAGCCGCTCTTGGCGGACGGTCTGGCGTCGCGCAACGTGTTCGCGGAAGTGCCGCCTCGGGTCGAGTATGGATCACGTCCAAAGCACTGGGACCCAATCCGAGCGGAGTGTGTCACTGCGCAATTGAGGAAGCGCCCTATCGGTTCGCCAGCCACAGGATCACGCTTAGCACGACGGAGATGATGAGCGAGGTTGTCAACGGAAGGTAGAAAGCAAAATTCTGCCGCTCGACGTAAATATCGCCGGGTAGCCGGCCAAGCCCGAACTTGCCAAGGACGGGCCAAAGCAGCCCAACGGCGACCAGCACAAGTCCGAAGATGATGAGCGTGCGCGACATCTCGCACCTCCATCGGCCCCGCGGCCTGCGCCTTCAACACGCCCTAGGCCGACTTCCGCCGCGCCCCAGCCGCTGGCTTCTTGGCTGCGGCCTCCTTCACCGGCTTCTTACCGGCGATTGGCATCAGCATTTCCTTCTGGCGGGCCGACGCCTTCTTCGGCTTCTTGGCCGGCTTCTTTTGCGCCGCCGCCTCGGCCGCAGCGCCGCCCACGCTCTTGCGCAGCGCGTCCATCAGATCGACGACGTTCTCGCCTTTCGGCCGCTCCTTCGGACGAATGACCTTGCCGGCCCGCTTCTGATTGATGAGCTCGACCAGAGCGCTCTCGTAGTGATCCTCGAACTTCTCCGGATCGAACCTCCCCGCCTTCTGGTTCACGATGTGCTTGGCGAGATCCAGCATATCCTTCGTGACCTTCACGTCCTGGATCTCGTCGAAATACTCCCGCTCGCTGCGCACCTCGTAGGGATAGCGGAGCAGCGTGCCGACCAGTCCCTTGTCCATCGGCTCCAATGCGATGATGTGCTCGCGGTTGGTGAGCACCACCCGCCCGATGGCGACCTTGTCCATCTCCCGGATGGTCTCCCGGATCACGGCGAATGCGTCATGGCCAACCTTGCCGTCCGGACGCAAGTAGTAGGGCCGGATTAGATAGCGCGGATCGATGTCGGTCTTGTCGACGAACTCGTCGATCTCGATGGTGCGGGTGGACTCGAGCGCGATCTCCTCGAGTTCGTCCTTGGTCACCTCGATGAATTGGCCCTTCTCGAGTTCGTAGCCCTTGACGATGTCCTCGTTAGGCACCTCGTCCCCAGTGTCGGCATCGACCTTCAGGTACTTGATCCGGTGGCCGGTCTGCCGGTTGAGCTGGTTGAACGAGATCTTCTCGCTCTCGGAGGTGGCCGGGTAGAGTGCGATGGGACAGGTCACCAGGGACAGACGCAAGAAGCCTTTCCAGTTGGCGCGCGGGGCCATGTACGCAGAACTCCGGTTCGGAACGGCACGGATTCAAGACGAAACAACATGGCCGGTTCCGACGGACTGGCCCCTCCACAAGCAGAATCTTTTCAGCACCCCATCGACTTTATTGTTCTTGTTATGTTCTATAGAGGCATGACGGACCGACCCGCGACCTGGCGCATGCCGACCCCGAAACAGATGGCAAAGATGGCCGCTACCATTGGCAGAAGCGCGCCTGCGAAGCAGGGATTGGCCCCGGATGCCGATCTACCACCCGAATACTGGCAGGCCCTCCTGGAAGATCCCCGAGCCGAGGCTCGGGCGGTGCCCTCCGGAGCGGCGCTACGGCTGAGCCAGATCAGCCAGCATATTCTGAGGGTGAACTGCCGCCGTTGCGGCCGGGTCATCGAGATCCAAAAGGCCGATGCAGTCCGCCTCTACGGACGAGAGGCTCTGTGGAAGAACGTCGGACAGCGCCTGCTGGACAACACGTGCTTGCAGCGCACTGGGCGGCACGAGGAAGACGGCTGCTGGCCATCGTTCGACATGCCGTAGCCGGCAGACGGCTATGGCACCGAAGCACCACCCGACGCCACTCTCCGGCGGCGAAAGCCATCGTGGAGACGCCGAGGGCAGCCTTTGACCCTGGCTGTGTGAAAAGCCACGAGTCAGCTACGATTTCTCCGTTTCCTGATGGGGGATACGGATGGGACGCTTCGTTGAAGGCGCTGACAGATCCCAGCTAACGCTCTTGCCGGAATGTTTGGAGGATTGGGTAAGCGAGGACAACGCGGTCCATGTGATCGATGTGTTTGTCGAGGCGCTCGACCTGCATGGACTGGGGTTTGAGCGTGTGATCGCCAAGGAGACGGGCCGGCCTTCCTATCATCCGGCAGTCCTTCTGAAGCTTTACATTTACGGTTATCTCAATCGGGTGCAGTCCAGCCGCCGACTGGAACGTGAGGCGTGCCGCAATGTCGAAGTTATGTGGCTGATCGGCCGCCTGGCTCCCGATCATAAGACGATCGCCGATTTCCGGAAGGACAATGGAGCGGCGCTTCGGAAGGTTTGTGCGAAGTTCATTGCACCATGCCGGCAAATGGGCCTGTTGCAGACCCCAAGCGTCGCAATCGACGGCAGCAAGTTCAAGGCGGTTAACAACCGCGACCGTAACTTCACGCACGCCAAGATGGCGAGGCGGATGGCGCAGATCGAGGAAAGTGTCGGTCGATATCTGCGTCAACTCGATAGCGCCGATCGGCAGGAGCCATCGAAAGCGATCAGCATCAAGACGACGAGGATCAAGGAAAAGATCGCTCGGCTGAAGCAGGAGATGAGCCGCCTGGAAGTGCTTGATGCGCGGATGCGCAACACGGCGGATCAACAGATATCACTCACCGATCCGGATGCCCGTTCGATGGCCACCAGCGGACGCGGATCGGGCGTGGTCGGCTACAATGTCCAGGTCGCGGTGGACACCGAACACCATCTGATTGTTACGCACGAGGTCATAAACGTCGGCAACGATCGTGGGCAGCTTGCCCGGATGTCGAAGCAAGCCAAAGAAGTGCTCGAAGTAGACAAACTCGAGGCGGTCGCTGACCGTGGCTACTTCGACGGAGAGGAGATATTAGCCTGCGAAGAGGCTGGCGTTGCAGTCACCTTGCCCAAGCCTATGACGTCGAACGCCAAGGCGGAGGGCCGGTTCGGCAAACAGGACTTTGCGTACCTGCCTGATGAGGACGTCTACCGCTGCCCATCGGGCCAGCTGCTGCCCTATCACTACACCAACATCGAGCATGGGATGACGCTGCGCCGTTACTGGTCGACAGCGGCGTGCCAGGGCTGCGCGATCAAGAGCCAATGTACGCCGTCCAAGGAGCGCCGCATCACGCGGTGGGAGCATGAGCATGTGGTCGAGGAGGTTCAGAGACGGCTCGATTCCAATCCCGACGCCATGCGGACGCGGCGCGAGACGGTCGAGCATCCCTTCGGCACGATCAAGGCCCGTATGGGTGCGACCCACTTCCTGATGAAGCGCCTGCGCAATGTCGCTGCTGAGATGGCGCTGCATGTTCTCGCCTATAACCTCACACGGGTGATGAACATCCTCGGCAAACCGAGCCTGATTGCAGCCATCCGCGCCGCCTGACGGCGGGAAGTGCGTCCAAAATTGCATCCCCGGTCGCGATACCTAATTTGGCGGGTTATTGGACGCTCCGACACGCAAACACCGGCCGCGCGCAATACTTGGCGACCACGCCGCGTCCGACCCATGCGTTTCCACACAACCAAGACCCGCAACCGACATTAGGTGAGGAATCCCGGTTGAGAGCAGCGAGGCGGCAATGCGTGTCCTGCGAGATGCAGTGATGGATCGTGACCGCTGGAGGGCCATGACGCACTGCGGTCGTTCGCCGGACGCCGTGTTTCGCTGAGGTGATGCGTCGAATTGTCAATCGGCTTGCAAATTTGACCCCTCATCGGCGTCCAATTTTGGCTCTGACTCACTTTTGATGCAGTTTGGAGGATGTCTGGCGCTTTGATTGGAGGAGAATCAGCGCCATGCAGCAGGCACTCCACCGCTCCAGTTTGGTGCCGCGTGGGTTTGTTGTAGAGAG from Bradyrhizobium sp. CB1015 harbors:
- a CDS encoding DUF2905 domain-containing protein, which produces MSRTLIIFGLVLVAVGLLWPVLGKFGLGRLPGDIYVERQNFAFYLPLTTSLIISVVLSVILWLANR
- a CDS encoding Ku protein, with translation MAPRANWKGFLRLSLVTCPIALYPATSESEKISFNQLNRQTGHRIKYLKVDADTGDEVPNEDIVKGYELEKGQFIEVTKDELEEIALESTRTIEIDEFVDKTDIDPRYLIRPYYLRPDGKVGHDAFAVIRETIREMDKVAIGRVVLTNREHIIALEPMDKGLVGTLLRYPYEVRSEREYFDEIQDVKVTKDMLDLAKHIVNQKAGRFDPEKFEDHYESALVELINQKRAGKVIRPKERPKGENVVDLMDALRKSVGGAAAEAAAQKKPAKKPKKASARQKEMLMPIAGKKPVKEAAAKKPAAGARRKSA
- a CDS encoding IS1182 family transposase, producing MGRFVEGADRSQLTLLPECLEDWVSEDNAVHVIDVFVEALDLHGLGFERVIAKETGRPSYHPAVLLKLYIYGYLNRVQSSRRLEREACRNVEVMWLIGRLAPDHKTIADFRKDNGAALRKVCAKFIAPCRQMGLLQTPSVAIDGSKFKAVNNRDRNFTHAKMARRMAQIEESVGRYLRQLDSADRQEPSKAISIKTTRIKEKIARLKQEMSRLEVLDARMRNTADQQISLTDPDARSMATSGRGSGVVGYNVQVAVDTEHHLIVTHEVINVGNDRGQLARMSKQAKEVLEVDKLEAVADRGYFDGEEILACEEAGVAVTLPKPMTSNAKAEGRFGKQDFAYLPDEDVYRCPSGQLLPYHYTNIEHGMTLRRYWSTAACQGCAIKSQCTPSKERRITRWEHEHVVEEVQRRLDSNPDAMRTRRETVEHPFGTIKARMGATHFLMKRLRNVAAEMALHVLAYNLTRVMNILGKPSLIAAIRAA